Genomic segment of Prosthecobacter sp.:
CGGAGCAGGGTTTGCACGAGGCGCTGCGCTCGTATTCGATCTCACGCTCCACGCCATGCGCGGCGTCTTCGAGGCTGATCTCCATGCCGTAACGCAGATCACTGCCACGCTGCGGGCCGTCGCGACGACGACCGCCTCCACTGCCGCCACCGAAGAATTGCTCGAAGATGCCACCGCCGCCGCCACCGGCGAAGACTTCGCGGAAGATGTCGAAGGGATCGTGGAAACCACCGCCACCACCGGCGGACGGGCCGCCCATGCCACCAGAGAAGGCGGCGTGGCCGTAGCGATCATACGCGGCGCGTTTTTGATCGTCGCTGAGCACGTCGTAGGCTTCGCCGACCTCCTTGAACTTGCCCTCGGCGCTCTTGTCGTCCGGATTTTTGTCCGGATGAAATTTCACCGCGAGTTTGCGGTAGGCTTTTTTTAGATCCTCAGCAGAAACGTCGCGGGAGACGCCGAGGACTTCATAATAATCGCGTTTGTCAGCCATGTGGATGTGAAAAGGGGTTAGGCCGCAGCAGGACCGCTGGAAACGATGACGCTGGCAGGACGCAGCATGCGGTCCTTGAGCTTGTAACCACGACGCGTGACGCGGATGACGGTGCCTTCGGCGACTTCAACGCTGGCTTCCTGTGCAACGGCCTCATGCATATTCGGGTCGAAGGCTTTGCCCTGGGCTTCAATTTCCTGCACACCGCTGTCGCGCAGAAAATCCTGGATCTGGCGGTTCACCATGTTCATGCCCATGAAAATCATCGACTTCTCGGATTCGGCACGTGCGGCTTCGAGGCCCATGTCAAAATTGTCGATGATGGGGAACAGGGCGCGCAGCAGGTCGCCATTGGCGTAGGTGCGGGTTTCCTGCGCCTCGCGGGCGGAGCGCTTGCGGAAGTTGTCCAGCTCCGCCTGGCTGCGGTAGGCCAGATCTTTCCAGCGATCCACTTCCTGGGTGAGTGCCGTGATGGGATCAAGCGGCGGCGCTGCTTCGGCAGGAGCGTCGGTGGCTGGATTGGGAACGGCTTCGGGCGGTGCTTGCTGGGTCGTCTCGGGACTCGGCTCGGTCATAGTTTTCGCGGGGTTTTGGGGGGCCGCGACTATGCCGTCTTCTGCATGGCAATCAAGGTGATGTCATCATGTGAGCGCCGACCCTTCAAAAAGTGCTCCAAATCGGCGATGATGCCGCCGATCACCGCCTTGGGGCCATGGGGGGCGTGCTTGGCCAGTTGCTCCTGCACACGCTCTTCGCCGAATTCAATGCCCTTTGGGTCCATGGCCTCGTTCACACCGTCGGTGTAGAGCAGCAGGCAGTCGCCGGGCTGCATCTCGAAGCTTTCGTCCTTGGTGACGCGTTCAAACACTGCGCCCTTGTCGATGCCGACGCCGAGGCCGGGCGGATGAATCGCCTCGACCTTGCCCGTGGCCTTGCGCCAGAGCAGGGCGGCGTTGTGCCCGGCGCGTGCGATCGTGAGCTTCGAGCCGTCTTTGTCCACCACGACGTAGGACATGGTGATGAACATGTCCTCCCGGATGTCCGGGGCGATCTGGCGGTTCACCGCAGCCAGCACCGCGCTGGGCGAGGCTGCGGCTGCGGCCTTGGCACGCATGAGCGTGCGGCACATGACGGTGATCATGGCGGCGCCGAGGCCTTTGCCGGACACATCGGCGATCACGGCGCCGAACTTGCCCCCCGGCAGCTTGAGGAAGTCAAAGTAGTCGCCGCTGAGCGTGCGGGCCGGGATGTTCTTGCCTGCCACGATGAATCCAGGCACCTCGGGGTCACGGTCTGGCAGCAGCACTTGTTGGATCTGGCTCGCATTGAGGAGTTCCTGCTGGTCCATGCGG
This window contains:
- the grpE gene encoding nucleotide exchange factor GrpE, producing MTEPSPETTQQAPPEAVPNPATDAPAEAAPPLDPITALTQEVDRWKDLAYRSQAELDNFRKRSAREAQETRTYANGDLLRALFPIIDNFDMGLEAARAESEKSMIFMGMNMVNRQIQDFLRDSGVQEIEAQGKAFDPNMHEAVAQEASVEVAEGTVIRVTRRGYKLKDRMLRPASVIVSSGPAAA
- a CDS encoding GAF domain-containing SpoIIE family protein phosphatase, encoding MTTVLLVLIVLLLSAGLVMLAKIARQQKHSIAELRAQEEAIVAEERRMFHYLHDLGEAIWRDDQQASMYRLIVEGAIRVTQSTGGALYLIDEATQHLVPRHYSDFCAPLIIVPERVQQQMKDNSATLLSTLRMQAVTLDQGLLGSIYTQQKTELVPDLGTDARLGANLVPTQQNVIAMIGPLSFGTRRLGVLAVTSPKEGRNYNANDFEVFNSLIEQSAFALANAMSHQEAAKNRMDQQELLNASQIQQVLLPDRDPEVPGFIVAGKNIPARTLSGDYFDFLKLPGGKFGAVIADVSGKGLGAAMITVMCRTLMRAKAAAAASPSAVLAAVNRQIAPDIREDMFITMSYVVVDKDGSKLTIARAGHNAALLWRKATGKVEAIHPPGLGVGIDKGAVFERVTKDESFEMQPGDCLLLYTDGVNEAMDPKGIEFGEERVQEQLAKHAPHGPKAVIGGIIADLEHFLKGRRSHDDITLIAMQKTA